A single window of Zea mays cultivar B73 chromosome 10, Zm-B73-REFERENCE-NAM-5.0, whole genome shotgun sequence DNA harbors:
- the mbd113 gene encoding methyl binding domain protein 113, with translation MVETRRSARRSGSGSLPADGAPSEPASSSPATSLPPRENNGLVISNDNTLKQTVEVEKQGRQGKEVLVVHELDESNEDSGSLDEPPGWLPDGWTMEVCQEDNGSIYKYYTSPMSGYMFTSKMETLHYLFSGVEERMLELQASAEDNELHESHTWLPRGWVIEVRAGGKKMDKMYKFYVHLPTGQRFLSKAEVLHFVNKGMVSTCDMDVLCDTSTDDNILAHVEFNPDGLPDGWVKETISRKFNDGIRKDQYYTDPVSHRVFRTLKSVLSYLGTGEISRHSYLPRRNVIDMYSFDKCADLPKSMVKRLKAKGQAKKKFMRAQVLDKDLSNGQTSNHCEGAIGLTQSDPEGDKFGSMEAACEKGTSSETMKQRIGRPKKILKQTNDSISDRDKGSHQEHIEAKEEVDICGGKDLTHLKTLERTEAQNSTMITKEVNNNDTAEKNLSKIEGDNSDLVTGTGLHKQENSRLTEVSEKATFSTGYKFYKRRSCNKT, from the exons ATGGTAGAGACTCGCCGCTCAGCGCGGAGGAGCGGCAGCGGTTCGCTCCCGGCCGACGGAGCGCCGTCCGAGCCGGCATCCAGCTCCCCTGCAACCTCCCTCCCCCCGCG GGAGAATAATGGCCTGGTTATCTCTAATGACAACACATTGAAGCAGACCGTGGAGGTAGAAAAACAGGGGAGGCAAGGTAAGGAGGTCTTAGTGGTTCATGAATTGGATGAGTCGAATGAGGATTCTGGGTCATTGGATGAGCCGCCGGGTTGGCTTCCTGACGGTTGGACTATGGAGGTTTGTCAAGAAGACAATGGCTCCATCTACAAG TACTACACTTCCCCAATGTCCGGATACATGTTCACATCAAAGATggagacattgcattatcttttcTCAGGGGTGGAAGAACGCATGTTGGAGTTGCAGGCAAGCGCCGAGGACAACGAGCTTCAT GAGTCACATACATGGCTTCCACGTGGGTGGGTGATTGAAGTCAGAGCCGGTGGGAAGAAAATGGACAAAATGTACAAG TTTTATGTTCACCTACCTACTGGGCAGCGATTCTTATCAAAAGCAGAAGTATTGCACTTTGTTAATAAGGGCATGGTTTCTACATGTGATATGGATGTGCTGTGCGACACTAGCACTGATGATAAT ATACTTGCTCATGTGGAATTCAATCCTGATGGTTTACCAGATGGATGGGTGAAAGAAACGATATCTAGAAAGTTCAATGATGGAATCAGAAAAGACCAG TACTATACCGATCCTGTTAGTCACCGTGTATTTCGCACGCTTAAGTCTGTATTGAGCTACCTTGGAACCGGAGAAATATCTAGGCATTCCTATTTACCAAGGAGAAATGTCATTGACATGTATTCATTTGATAAGTGTGCAGATCTG CCCAAAAGCATGGTGAAAAGATTGAAAGCAAAAGGACAAGCAAAGAAAAAATTCATGAGAGCACAGGTTTTAGACAAGGACTTATCTAATGGGCAGACTTCAAATCACT GTGAAGGTGCTATTGGGTTAACTCAATCTGACCCGGAAGGAGATAAGTTTGGATCTATGGAAGCGGCATGCGAAAAGGGGACCAGTTCAGAGACTATGAAACAGCGAATAGGGAGGCCAAAGAAAATCTTGAAGCAAACAAATGATAGCATTTCGGATCGTGACAAGGGTTCACATCAGGAGCACATCGAGGCCAAAGAGGAAGTTGATATCTGTGGTGGGAAAGACTTGACGCATTTGAAAACTCTGGAGCGTACCGAGGCTCAGAATAGCACAATGATAACCAAGGAAGTAAACAACAACGACACAGCAGAGAAAAACCTATCCAAGATAGAGGGAGACAACTCGGATCTGGTAACCGGCACGGGTTTGCACAAGCAAGAGAATAGCAGATTAACTGAAGTTAGTGAGAAGGCAACATTCTCCACAGGTTACAAATTTTACAAGAGGAGAAGTTGCAATAAGACATGA
- the mbd113 gene encoding methyl binding domain protein 113 isoform X1 — MVETRRSARRSGSGSLPADGAPSEPASSSPATSLPPRCVPDASPPQLADHTRENNGLVISNDNTLKQTVEVEKQGRQGKEVLVVHELDESNEDSGSLDEPPGWLPDGWTMEVCQEDNGSIYKYYTSPMSGYMFTSKMETLHYLFSGVEERMLELQASAEDNELHESHTWLPRGWVIEVRAGGKKMDKMYKFYVHLPTGQRFLSKAEVLHFVNKGMVSTCDMDVLCDTSTDDNILAHVEFNPDGLPDGWVKETISRKFNDGIRKDQYYTDPVSHRVFRTLKSVLSYLGTGEISRHSYLPRRNVIDMYSFDKCADLPKSMVKRLKAKGQAKKKFMRAQVLDKDLSNGQTSNHCEGAIGLTQSDPEGDKFGSMEAACEKGTSSETMKQRIGRPKKILKQTNDSISDRDKGSHQEHIEAKEEVDICGGKDLTHLKTLERTEAQNSTMITKEVNNNDTAEKNLSKIEGDNSDLVTGTGLHKQENSRLTEVSEKATFSTGYKFYKRRSCNKT, encoded by the exons ATGGTAGAGACTCGCCGCTCAGCGCGGAGGAGCGGCAGCGGTTCGCTCCCGGCCGACGGAGCGCCGTCCGAGCCGGCATCCAGCTCCCCTGCAACCTCCCTCCCCCCGCGGTGCGTCCCTGATGCTTCCCCGCCTCAACTGGCTGACCATACTAG GGAGAATAATGGCCTGGTTATCTCTAATGACAACACATTGAAGCAGACCGTGGAGGTAGAAAAACAGGGGAGGCAAGGTAAGGAGGTCTTAGTGGTTCATGAATTGGATGAGTCGAATGAGGATTCTGGGTCATTGGATGAGCCGCCGGGTTGGCTTCCTGACGGTTGGACTATGGAGGTTTGTCAAGAAGACAATGGCTCCATCTACAAG TACTACACTTCCCCAATGTCCGGATACATGTTCACATCAAAGATggagacattgcattatcttttcTCAGGGGTGGAAGAACGCATGTTGGAGTTGCAGGCAAGCGCCGAGGACAACGAGCTTCAT GAGTCACATACATGGCTTCCACGTGGGTGGGTGATTGAAGTCAGAGCCGGTGGGAAGAAAATGGACAAAATGTACAAG TTTTATGTTCACCTACCTACTGGGCAGCGATTCTTATCAAAAGCAGAAGTATTGCACTTTGTTAATAAGGGCATGGTTTCTACATGTGATATGGATGTGCTGTGCGACACTAGCACTGATGATAAT ATACTTGCTCATGTGGAATTCAATCCTGATGGTTTACCAGATGGATGGGTGAAAGAAACGATATCTAGAAAGTTCAATGATGGAATCAGAAAAGACCAG TACTATACCGATCCTGTTAGTCACCGTGTATTTCGCACGCTTAAGTCTGTATTGAGCTACCTTGGAACCGGAGAAATATCTAGGCATTCCTATTTACCAAGGAGAAATGTCATTGACATGTATTCATTTGATAAGTGTGCAGATCTG CCCAAAAGCATGGTGAAAAGATTGAAAGCAAAAGGACAAGCAAAGAAAAAATTCATGAGAGCACAGGTTTTAGACAAGGACTTATCTAATGGGCAGACTTCAAATCACT GTGAAGGTGCTATTGGGTTAACTCAATCTGACCCGGAAGGAGATAAGTTTGGATCTATGGAAGCGGCATGCGAAAAGGGGACCAGTTCAGAGACTATGAAACAGCGAATAGGGAGGCCAAAGAAAATCTTGAAGCAAACAAATGATAGCATTTCGGATCGTGACAAGGGTTCACATCAGGAGCACATCGAGGCCAAAGAGGAAGTTGATATCTGTGGTGGGAAAGACTTGACGCATTTGAAAACTCTGGAGCGTACCGAGGCTCAGAATAGCACAATGATAACCAAGGAAGTAAACAACAACGACACAGCAGAGAAAAACCTATCCAAGATAGAGGGAGACAACTCGGATCTGGTAACCGGCACGGGTTTGCACAAGCAAGAGAATAGCAGATTAACTGAAGTTAGTGAGAAGGCAACATTCTCCACAGGTTACAAATTTTACAAGAGGAGAAGTTGCAATAAGACATGA
- the mbd113 gene encoding methyl binding domain protein 113 isoform X4 — protein sequence MVETRRSARRSGSGSLPADGAPSEPASSSPATSLPPRENNGLVISNDNTLKQTVEVEKQGRQGKEVLVVHELDESNEDSGSLDEPPGWLPDGWTMEVCQEDNGSIYKYYTSPMSGYMFTSKMETLHYLFSGVEERMLELQESHTWLPRGWVIEVRAGGKKMDKMYKFYVHLPTGQRFLSKAEVLHFVNKGMVSTCDMDVLCDTSTDDNILAHVEFNPDGLPDGWVKETISRKFNDGIRKDQYYTDPVSHRVFRTLKSVLSYLGTGEISRHSYLPRRNVIDMYSFDKCADLPKSMVKRLKAKGQAKKKFMRAQVLDKDLSNGQTSNHCEGAIGLTQSDPEGDKFGSMEAACEKGTSSETMKQRIGRPKKILKQTNDSISDRDKGSHQEHIEAKEEVDICGGKDLTHLKTLERTEAQNSTMITKEVNNNDTAEKNLSKIEGDNSDLVTGTGLHKQENSRLTEVSEKATFSTGYKFYKRRSCNKT from the exons ATGGTAGAGACTCGCCGCTCAGCGCGGAGGAGCGGCAGCGGTTCGCTCCCGGCCGACGGAGCGCCGTCCGAGCCGGCATCCAGCTCCCCTGCAACCTCCCTCCCCCCGCG GGAGAATAATGGCCTGGTTATCTCTAATGACAACACATTGAAGCAGACCGTGGAGGTAGAAAAACAGGGGAGGCAAGGTAAGGAGGTCTTAGTGGTTCATGAATTGGATGAGTCGAATGAGGATTCTGGGTCATTGGATGAGCCGCCGGGTTGGCTTCCTGACGGTTGGACTATGGAGGTTTGTCAAGAAGACAATGGCTCCATCTACAAG TACTACACTTCCCCAATGTCCGGATACATGTTCACATCAAAGATggagacattgcattatcttttcTCAGGGGTGGAAGAACGCATGTTGGAGTTGCAG GAGTCACATACATGGCTTCCACGTGGGTGGGTGATTGAAGTCAGAGCCGGTGGGAAGAAAATGGACAAAATGTACAAG TTTTATGTTCACCTACCTACTGGGCAGCGATTCTTATCAAAAGCAGAAGTATTGCACTTTGTTAATAAGGGCATGGTTTCTACATGTGATATGGATGTGCTGTGCGACACTAGCACTGATGATAAT ATACTTGCTCATGTGGAATTCAATCCTGATGGTTTACCAGATGGATGGGTGAAAGAAACGATATCTAGAAAGTTCAATGATGGAATCAGAAAAGACCAG TACTATACCGATCCTGTTAGTCACCGTGTATTTCGCACGCTTAAGTCTGTATTGAGCTACCTTGGAACCGGAGAAATATCTAGGCATTCCTATTTACCAAGGAGAAATGTCATTGACATGTATTCATTTGATAAGTGTGCAGATCTG CCCAAAAGCATGGTGAAAAGATTGAAAGCAAAAGGACAAGCAAAGAAAAAATTCATGAGAGCACAGGTTTTAGACAAGGACTTATCTAATGGGCAGACTTCAAATCACT GTGAAGGTGCTATTGGGTTAACTCAATCTGACCCGGAAGGAGATAAGTTTGGATCTATGGAAGCGGCATGCGAAAAGGGGACCAGTTCAGAGACTATGAAACAGCGAATAGGGAGGCCAAAGAAAATCTTGAAGCAAACAAATGATAGCATTTCGGATCGTGACAAGGGTTCACATCAGGAGCACATCGAGGCCAAAGAGGAAGTTGATATCTGTGGTGGGAAAGACTTGACGCATTTGAAAACTCTGGAGCGTACCGAGGCTCAGAATAGCACAATGATAACCAAGGAAGTAAACAACAACGACACAGCAGAGAAAAACCTATCCAAGATAGAGGGAGACAACTCGGATCTGGTAACCGGCACGGGTTTGCACAAGCAAGAGAATAGCAGATTAACTGAAGTTAGTGAGAAGGCAACATTCTCCACAGGTTACAAATTTTACAAGAGGAGAAGTTGCAATAAGACATGA
- the mbd113 gene encoding methyl binding domain protein 113 isoform X5 gives MEVCQEDNGSIYKYYTSPMSGYMFTSKMETLHYLFSGVEERMLELQASAEDNELHESHTWLPRGWVIEVRAGGKKMDKMYKFYVHLPTGQRFLSKAEVLHFVNKGMVSTCDMDVLCDTSTDDNILAHVEFNPDGLPDGWVKETISRKFNDGIRKDQYYTDPVSHRVFRTLKSVLSYLGTGEISRHSYLPRRNVIDMYSFDKCADLPKSMVKRLKAKGQAKKKFMRAQVLDKDLSNGQTSNHCEGAIGLTQSDPEGDKFGSMEAACEKGTSSETMKQRIGRPKKILKQTNDSISDRDKGSHQEHIEAKEEVDICGGKDLTHLKTLERTEAQNSTMITKEVNNNDTAEKNLSKIEGDNSDLVTGTGLHKQENSRLTEVSEKATFSTGYKFYKRRSCNKT, from the exons ATGGAGGTTTGTCAAGAAGACAATGGCTCCATCTACAAG TACTACACTTCCCCAATGTCCGGATACATGTTCACATCAAAGATggagacattgcattatcttttcTCAGGGGTGGAAGAACGCATGTTGGAGTTGCAGGCAAGCGCCGAGGACAACGAGCTTCAT GAGTCACATACATGGCTTCCACGTGGGTGGGTGATTGAAGTCAGAGCCGGTGGGAAGAAAATGGACAAAATGTACAAG TTTTATGTTCACCTACCTACTGGGCAGCGATTCTTATCAAAAGCAGAAGTATTGCACTTTGTTAATAAGGGCATGGTTTCTACATGTGATATGGATGTGCTGTGCGACACTAGCACTGATGATAAT ATACTTGCTCATGTGGAATTCAATCCTGATGGTTTACCAGATGGATGGGTGAAAGAAACGATATCTAGAAAGTTCAATGATGGAATCAGAAAAGACCAG TACTATACCGATCCTGTTAGTCACCGTGTATTTCGCACGCTTAAGTCTGTATTGAGCTACCTTGGAACCGGAGAAATATCTAGGCATTCCTATTTACCAAGGAGAAATGTCATTGACATGTATTCATTTGATAAGTGTGCAGATCTG CCCAAAAGCATGGTGAAAAGATTGAAAGCAAAAGGACAAGCAAAGAAAAAATTCATGAGAGCACAGGTTTTAGACAAGGACTTATCTAATGGGCAGACTTCAAATCACT GTGAAGGTGCTATTGGGTTAACTCAATCTGACCCGGAAGGAGATAAGTTTGGATCTATGGAAGCGGCATGCGAAAAGGGGACCAGTTCAGAGACTATGAAACAGCGAATAGGGAGGCCAAAGAAAATCTTGAAGCAAACAAATGATAGCATTTCGGATCGTGACAAGGGTTCACATCAGGAGCACATCGAGGCCAAAGAGGAAGTTGATATCTGTGGTGGGAAAGACTTGACGCATTTGAAAACTCTGGAGCGTACCGAGGCTCAGAATAGCACAATGATAACCAAGGAAGTAAACAACAACGACACAGCAGAGAAAAACCTATCCAAGATAGAGGGAGACAACTCGGATCTGGTAACCGGCACGGGTTTGCACAAGCAAGAGAATAGCAGATTAACTGAAGTTAGTGAGAAGGCAACATTCTCCACAGGTTACAAATTTTACAAGAGGAGAAGTTGCAATAAGACATGA
- the mbd113 gene encoding methyl binding domain protein 113 isoform X2, protein MVETRRSARRSGSGSLPADGAPSEPASSSPATSLPPRCVPDASPPQLADHTRENNGLVISNDNTLKQTVEVEKQGRQGKEVLVVHELDESNEDSGSLDEPPGWLPDGWTMEVCQEDNGSIYKYYTSPMSGYMFTSKMETLHYLFSGVEERMLELQESHTWLPRGWVIEVRAGGKKMDKMYKFYVHLPTGQRFLSKAEVLHFVNKGMVSTCDMDVLCDTSTDDNILAHVEFNPDGLPDGWVKETISRKFNDGIRKDQYYTDPVSHRVFRTLKSVLSYLGTGEISRHSYLPRRNVIDMYSFDKCADLPKSMVKRLKAKGQAKKKFMRAQVLDKDLSNGQTSNHCEGAIGLTQSDPEGDKFGSMEAACEKGTSSETMKQRIGRPKKILKQTNDSISDRDKGSHQEHIEAKEEVDICGGKDLTHLKTLERTEAQNSTMITKEVNNNDTAEKNLSKIEGDNSDLVTGTGLHKQENSRLTEVSEKATFSTGYKFYKRRSCNKT, encoded by the exons ATGGTAGAGACTCGCCGCTCAGCGCGGAGGAGCGGCAGCGGTTCGCTCCCGGCCGACGGAGCGCCGTCCGAGCCGGCATCCAGCTCCCCTGCAACCTCCCTCCCCCCGCGGTGCGTCCCTGATGCTTCCCCGCCTCAACTGGCTGACCATACTAG GGAGAATAATGGCCTGGTTATCTCTAATGACAACACATTGAAGCAGACCGTGGAGGTAGAAAAACAGGGGAGGCAAGGTAAGGAGGTCTTAGTGGTTCATGAATTGGATGAGTCGAATGAGGATTCTGGGTCATTGGATGAGCCGCCGGGTTGGCTTCCTGACGGTTGGACTATGGAGGTTTGTCAAGAAGACAATGGCTCCATCTACAAG TACTACACTTCCCCAATGTCCGGATACATGTTCACATCAAAGATggagacattgcattatcttttcTCAGGGGTGGAAGAACGCATGTTGGAGTTGCAG GAGTCACATACATGGCTTCCACGTGGGTGGGTGATTGAAGTCAGAGCCGGTGGGAAGAAAATGGACAAAATGTACAAG TTTTATGTTCACCTACCTACTGGGCAGCGATTCTTATCAAAAGCAGAAGTATTGCACTTTGTTAATAAGGGCATGGTTTCTACATGTGATATGGATGTGCTGTGCGACACTAGCACTGATGATAAT ATACTTGCTCATGTGGAATTCAATCCTGATGGTTTACCAGATGGATGGGTGAAAGAAACGATATCTAGAAAGTTCAATGATGGAATCAGAAAAGACCAG TACTATACCGATCCTGTTAGTCACCGTGTATTTCGCACGCTTAAGTCTGTATTGAGCTACCTTGGAACCGGAGAAATATCTAGGCATTCCTATTTACCAAGGAGAAATGTCATTGACATGTATTCATTTGATAAGTGTGCAGATCTG CCCAAAAGCATGGTGAAAAGATTGAAAGCAAAAGGACAAGCAAAGAAAAAATTCATGAGAGCACAGGTTTTAGACAAGGACTTATCTAATGGGCAGACTTCAAATCACT GTGAAGGTGCTATTGGGTTAACTCAATCTGACCCGGAAGGAGATAAGTTTGGATCTATGGAAGCGGCATGCGAAAAGGGGACCAGTTCAGAGACTATGAAACAGCGAATAGGGAGGCCAAAGAAAATCTTGAAGCAAACAAATGATAGCATTTCGGATCGTGACAAGGGTTCACATCAGGAGCACATCGAGGCCAAAGAGGAAGTTGATATCTGTGGTGGGAAAGACTTGACGCATTTGAAAACTCTGGAGCGTACCGAGGCTCAGAATAGCACAATGATAACCAAGGAAGTAAACAACAACGACACAGCAGAGAAAAACCTATCCAAGATAGAGGGAGACAACTCGGATCTGGTAACCGGCACGGGTTTGCACAAGCAAGAGAATAGCAGATTAACTGAAGTTAGTGAGAAGGCAACATTCTCCACAGGTTACAAATTTTACAAGAGGAGAAGTTGCAATAAGACATGA